In a genomic window of Cyprinus carpio isolate SPL01 chromosome A10, ASM1834038v1, whole genome shotgun sequence:
- the LOC109082081 gene encoding set1/Ash2 histone methyltransferase complex subunit ASH2-like yields the protein MKPLCHREISIVVVISKMAAEAGSVPERDTAEGDASFGDLTTNMETESSSGKDTMDTAGDSSEAADAQTGSGDDENGRQLGEVELQCALCMKWFTADTFSIDTATCLPFVTNYVFHCNVCHHSGNTYFLRKQANLKEMCLTTLANLTWRSRTQEEHPKTMFSKDKDIIPFIDKFWECMTTRQRPGKLTWPNNIVKTMSKERDVFLVKEHPDPGSKDPEEDYPKFGLLDQDLANIGPSYDNQKQMTAITGAGGLNAVRCIPGGSTFSGGLPPAATGKGRGAKRKQQQLQQDGAVAGTAKRTRSDPLFSAQRLPPHGYPLEHPFNKDGYRYILAEPDPHAPDPEKLELDCWAGKPIPGDLYRACLYERVLLALHDRAPQLKISDDRLTVTGEKGYSMVRASHGVRKGSWYFEVTVDEMPQDTAARLGWSQPLGNLQAPLGYDKFSYSWRSKKGTRFHQSIGKHYSDGYGQGDILGFYIELPDGTETAKALPDTYKDKALIKFKSYLYFEEKDYVDKAEKSLKPTSSSRIIFFKNGVNQGVAYEDLFEGMYYPAISLYKSCTVSVNFGPHFKYPPKDIKYQPISDMGWGAVIEHSLADLLYHVETDVDGRRSPPWEG from the exons ATGAAGCCGCTGTGTCATCGCGAGATTTCAATCGTCGTCGTTATTTCAAAGATGGCTGCAGAAGCGGGATCAGTTCCCGAGAGAGACACAGCAGAAGG aGATGCATCATTTGGAGATCTGACCACAAACATGGAGACTGAGTCGTCCAGTGGAAAAGACACTATG gACACGGCGGGTGACAGCTCGGAGGCGGCGGACGCACAGACAGGATCCGGAGACGATGAGAACGGCCGTCAGCTGGGGGAAGTGGAGCTGCAGTGTGCTCTGTGCATGAAGTGGTTTACGGCGGACACGTTCAGCATCGACACGGC AACTTGCCTGCCCTTCGTGACCAATTATGTGTTTCACTGCAATGTGTGCCACCACAGCGGAAACACGTACTTTCTGAGGAAACAAGCAA ATCTGAAGGAGATGTGTCTCACCACTTTGGCAAATCTGACATGGAGGTCCAGAACTCAAGAGGAGCATCCCAAAACAATGTTCTCTAAAGATAAG GACATCATACCTTTCATCGACAAATTCTGGGAGTGTATGACGACCCGCCAGAGGCCCGGCAAACTCACATGGCCAAATAATATCGTCAAGACTATG AGTAAAGAGCGTGATGTTTTCCTGGTGAAAGAGCATCCGGACCCCGGCAGTAAAGACCCTGAAGAGGACTATCCCAAGTTTGGTTTACTTGATCAG GATCTGGCCAATATTGGACCGTCGTATGACAACCAGAAGCAGATGACGGCCATCACGGGTGCTGGAGGATTGAATG CTGTGCGTTGTATTCCAGGTGGATCGACTTTTTCAG GTGGGCTTCCTCCAGCTGCTACAGGAAAAGGCCGAGGAGCCAAACGcaaacaacagcagctgcagcaggacGGAGCTGTGGCTGGAACGGCCAAGAGAACTCGCAG TGACCCGCTGTTCTCAGCGCAGCGCCTGCCACCTCATGGTTACCCTCTCGAGCACCCCTTCAACAAAGACGGGTACCGCTACATCCTAGCCGAGCCGGATCCCCACGCTCCCGACCCGGAAAAACTGGAGCTGGACTGCTGGGCCGGGAAGCCCATCCCTGGAGACCTGTACCGTGCGTGTCTGTACGAGAGAGTGCTGCTGGCGCTGCATGACCGAG CTCCACAGCTGAAGATTTCAGACGATCGCTTGACGGTGACCGGAGAGAAGGGCTACTCGATGGTCCGAGCATCTCATGGGGTCAGAAAGGGCTCGTGGTATTTTGAGGTCACTGTGGACGAGATGCCGCAGGACACCGCGGCTCGGCTGGGCTGGTCGCAGCCTTTAG GAAACCTTCAAGCTCCTCTGGGTTACGATAAGTTCAGCTACTCGTGGCGCAGTAAGAAAGGAACACGCTTCCATCAGTCCATAGGAAAGCATTACTCTGACGGATACGGACAGGGCGACATCTTGGGCTTCTACATTGAGCTTCCAGACGGCACCGAGACCGCCAAGGCTCTGCCTGACACGTACAAAGACAAA GCGCTGATCAAATTCAAAAGCTATTTGTACTTTGAAGAGAAAGATTACGTGGACAAGGCCGAGAAGAGTTTAAAACCCACCAGTTCCAGTCGA attatattttttaagaacgGAGTGAATCAAGGTGTGGCCTATGAGGATCTGTTTGAGGGCATGTACTACCCCGCCATATCCCTCTACAAGAGCTGCACG GTGTCTGTTAATTTTGGACCACACTTCAAATACCCACCAAAAGACATCAAGTATCAGCCA ATAAGTGACATGGGTTGGGGTGCTGTGATTGAACACTCGCTGGCTGATTTGCTGTACCACGTAGAGACCGATGTAGACGGCCGGCGGAGCCCCCCGTGGGAGGGTTAA
- the grk5 gene encoding G protein-coupled receptor kinase 5 isoform X1, whose translation MEIESMVANCALIKAREVGNGGNRKGRSRKWKDFLRFPHINECTELEKSIERDYYSLCVKQPIGQQLFRLFCATKSDLQHCIDLLDETAEYEVTPDDKRKNFGKQLINKYLTSQSSRVRVIVDSELEKCSCDLELNASEDIFSNCQKALHEYLSGAPFAEYQKSMYFDRFLQWKTVERRPITRDIFREYRILGKGGFGEVCACQSRASGKMYACKKLEKKRIKKRSGEAMALNEKQILERVNSRFVVSLAYAYETKEALCLVLTLMNGGDLRFHIYNMGTEGLNKERVEFYAAEILCGLSHLHKESIVYRDLKPENILLDDNGHIRISDLGLAIILKEEKLVKGRVGTVGYMAPEVITNTYYSVSADCWGLGCLIYEMTAGNPPFRNHKERLPRQEMERRVLETMEHYGKKFDEDTESICKSLLAKNPKERLGCKCGRGSEVIKGHAFFKDINFTRLEAGMMPPPFVPDPRAVYCADVLDIDQFSTVKGVSLDQVDENFYSKFNTGSVPVPWQNEMIETECFKDLNVFGPRGTRTPDLDRSIVIPQTSSETQFINRSPSEYGRHRLLSRIFKRRPRGQSTEPISRSSSNQGSE comes from the exons ATGGAGATTGAATCAATGGTAGCAAACTGTGCACTCATAAAAGCACGAGAAG TAGGTAACGGTGGGAACCGCAAAGGAAGGAGTCGAAAATGGAAGGATTTTCTGCGTTTCCCGCACATAAACGAGTGCACAGAGCTGGAGAAAAGCATTG AGCGAGATTATTACAGTCTGTGTGTCAAGCAGCCCATCGGACAACAACTCTTCCGGCTTTTCTGTGCAACCAAATCTGATCTGCAGCACTGCATCGACCTGTTGGATGAAACG GCGGAATATGAGGTCACGCCGGATGACAAGAGAAAGAACTTTGGCAAGCAGCTCATCAACAAATATCTTACCTCACAG TCCTCTAGGGTGCGTGTGATCGTCGACAGTGAACTTGAGAAGTGCAGCTGCGACCTGGAGCTCAACGCTTCTGAAGATATATTCAGCAACTGCCAAAA GGCACTTCATGAGTATCTAAGTGGAGCTCCATTTGCAGAGTAtcagaaaagcatgtattttgACCGATTTCTGCAGTGGAAGACGGTGGAGAG ACGCCCGATCACCCGAGACATATTTCGAGAGTACCGTATTTTGGGAAAGGGTGGGTTTGGAGAG GTGTGTGCGTGTCAGTCCCGAGCTTCAGGGAAAATGTACGCCTGTAAGAAACTGGAGAAGAAGCGTATTAAGAAGCGGAGTGGGGAAGCTATGGCCCTCAACGAGAAACAGATTCTAGAACGGGTCAACAGCAGATTTGTG GTCAGTTTAGCATACGCTTACGAGACTAAAGAGGCTCTTTGCCTGGTGCTGACGTTGATGAACGGAGGAGACCTGAGGTTTCACATCTATAACATGGGCACCGAGGGGCTCAACAAAGAAAGAGTAGAGTTTTATGCTGCTGAGATCCTGTGTGGCTTGAGTCATCTTCATAAAGAATCTATTGTTTATAG GGATTTAAAGCCAGAAAACATTCTGCTGGATGATAATG GTCACATCCGGATCTCTGATTTAGGACTAGCCATAATATTGAAAGAAGAAAAACTTGTGAAGGGCAGAGTGGGGACAGTGGGTTACATGG CACCAGAAGTGATCACAAACACATACTACAGTGTTAGTGCGGACTGCTGGGGACTCGGGTGTCTAATCTATGAGATGACGGCTGGAAATCCTCCGTTCCGCAACCACAAAGAACGACTGCCGAGACAGGAGATGGAAAGACGAGTTCTGGAGACGATGGAGCATTATGGGAAGAAGTTCGACGAGGACACCGAATCCATCTGCAAAAGC CTCCTGGCTAAAAACCCAAAGGAGAGATTGGGCTGCAAATGTGGGCGAGGATCAGAGGTCATCAAAGGTCACGCGTTCTTTAAGGACATTAACTTTACGAGACTTGAGGCAGGAATGATGCCGCCACCCTTTGTTCCCGAC CCGAGAGCCGTTTACTGCGCGGACGTCCTGGACATCGATCAGTTCTCTACAGTTAAAGGAGTGAGCCTCGATCAGGTCGATGAAAATTTCTACAGCAAGTTTAACACGGGAAGCGTGCCTGTGCCCTGGCAGAATGAG ATGATTGAGACTGAGTGTTTCAAGGACCTGAATGTGTTTGGACCGCGTGGAACAAGAACACCAGATCTGGACCGCAGCATTGTGATCCCACAGACCAGCTCAGAGACTCAGTTCATCAATCGGAGTCCTTCTGAATACGGCCGACACCGGCTGCTGAGCCGAATCTTCAAGAGACGT CCCAGGGGACAGTCAACTGAACCCATTAGTCGCTCCTCATCCAACCAGGGTTCTGAGTGA
- the grk5 gene encoding G protein-coupled receptor kinase 5 isoform X2 — protein MEIESMVANCALIKAREVGNGGNRKGRSRKWKDFLRFPHINECTELEKSIERDYYSLCVKQPIGQQLFRLFCATKSDLQHCIDLLDETAEYEVTPDDKRKNFGKQLINKYLTSQSSRVRVIVDSELEKCSCDLELNASEDIFSNCQKALHEYLSGAPFAEYQKSMYFDRFLQWKTVERRPITRDIFREYRILGKGGFGEVCACQSRASGKMYACKKLEKKRIKKRSGEAMALNEKQILERVNSRFVVSLAYAYETKEALCLVLTLMNGGDLRFHIYNMGTEGLNKERVEFYAAEILCGLSHLHKESIVYRDLKPENILLDDNGHIRISDLGLAIILKEEKLVKGRVGTVGYMAPEVITNTYYSVSADCWGLGCLIYEMTAGNPPFRNHKERLPRQEMERRVLETMEHYGKKFDEDTESICKSLLAKNPKERLGCKCGRGSEVIKGHAFFKDINFTRLEAGMMPPPFVPDPRAVYCADVLDIDQFSTVKGVSLDQVDENFYSKFNTGSVPVPWQNEMIETECFKDLNVFGPRGTRTPDLDRSIVIPQTSSETQFINRSPSEYGRHRLLSRIFKRRKKETRTGLEQLEAQGTVN, from the exons ATGGAGATTGAATCAATGGTAGCAAACTGTGCACTCATAAAAGCACGAGAAG TAGGTAACGGTGGGAACCGCAAAGGAAGGAGTCGAAAATGGAAGGATTTTCTGCGTTTCCCGCACATAAACGAGTGCACAGAGCTGGAGAAAAGCATTG AGCGAGATTATTACAGTCTGTGTGTCAAGCAGCCCATCGGACAACAACTCTTCCGGCTTTTCTGTGCAACCAAATCTGATCTGCAGCACTGCATCGACCTGTTGGATGAAACG GCGGAATATGAGGTCACGCCGGATGACAAGAGAAAGAACTTTGGCAAGCAGCTCATCAACAAATATCTTACCTCACAG TCCTCTAGGGTGCGTGTGATCGTCGACAGTGAACTTGAGAAGTGCAGCTGCGACCTGGAGCTCAACGCTTCTGAAGATATATTCAGCAACTGCCAAAA GGCACTTCATGAGTATCTAAGTGGAGCTCCATTTGCAGAGTAtcagaaaagcatgtattttgACCGATTTCTGCAGTGGAAGACGGTGGAGAG ACGCCCGATCACCCGAGACATATTTCGAGAGTACCGTATTTTGGGAAAGGGTGGGTTTGGAGAG GTGTGTGCGTGTCAGTCCCGAGCTTCAGGGAAAATGTACGCCTGTAAGAAACTGGAGAAGAAGCGTATTAAGAAGCGGAGTGGGGAAGCTATGGCCCTCAACGAGAAACAGATTCTAGAACGGGTCAACAGCAGATTTGTG GTCAGTTTAGCATACGCTTACGAGACTAAAGAGGCTCTTTGCCTGGTGCTGACGTTGATGAACGGAGGAGACCTGAGGTTTCACATCTATAACATGGGCACCGAGGGGCTCAACAAAGAAAGAGTAGAGTTTTATGCTGCTGAGATCCTGTGTGGCTTGAGTCATCTTCATAAAGAATCTATTGTTTATAG GGATTTAAAGCCAGAAAACATTCTGCTGGATGATAATG GTCACATCCGGATCTCTGATTTAGGACTAGCCATAATATTGAAAGAAGAAAAACTTGTGAAGGGCAGAGTGGGGACAGTGGGTTACATGG CACCAGAAGTGATCACAAACACATACTACAGTGTTAGTGCGGACTGCTGGGGACTCGGGTGTCTAATCTATGAGATGACGGCTGGAAATCCTCCGTTCCGCAACCACAAAGAACGACTGCCGAGACAGGAGATGGAAAGACGAGTTCTGGAGACGATGGAGCATTATGGGAAGAAGTTCGACGAGGACACCGAATCCATCTGCAAAAGC CTCCTGGCTAAAAACCCAAAGGAGAGATTGGGCTGCAAATGTGGGCGAGGATCAGAGGTCATCAAAGGTCACGCGTTCTTTAAGGACATTAACTTTACGAGACTTGAGGCAGGAATGATGCCGCCACCCTTTGTTCCCGAC CCGAGAGCCGTTTACTGCGCGGACGTCCTGGACATCGATCAGTTCTCTACAGTTAAAGGAGTGAGCCTCGATCAGGTCGATGAAAATTTCTACAGCAAGTTTAACACGGGAAGCGTGCCTGTGCCCTGGCAGAATGAG ATGATTGAGACTGAGTGTTTCAAGGACCTGAATGTGTTTGGACCGCGTGGAACAAGAACACCAGATCTGGACCGCAGCATTGTGATCCCACAGACCAGCTCAGAGACTCAGTTCATCAATCGGAGTCCTTCTGAATACGGCCGACACCGGCTGCTGAGCCGAATCTTCAAGAGACGT aagaaagaaactcgtacaggtttggaacaactcgaGG CCCAGGGGACAGTCAACTGA